From one Catenuloplanes nepalensis genomic stretch:
- a CDS encoding pectinesterase family protein encodes MRKRWFAALAAVVAVPIMLVTVQAQAAVAPAAGGIYTLVPGASGKCVQVPSTAGGALLVQAACAAGDTAQQWRVVAAGTGYFLTNVASGLCVDVPSGATTSGLQLQQYACGSPQTNRLWSFTASGAASGKYRVANAATALCLSTRDGSTAGNNPIVQETCSDVSRMQIAFNLVGGTPSAPPPATGTPTVAKDGTGRYSTVQAAVDAAADNSVITIKAGTYREIVTIPATKSGLTLHGLGASASQVVIVNNHSSAGGYGTSGSATVFVNGPNFRATNLTMSNDYGEGSQAVAANLNGDRGVYDNVRFLGNQDTLLINNNRHYVVNSYVEGTVDFIFGGGTAVFNAGSIYQRRSTGGPITAARTDPANAYGFLIYRSTVTGATNNTTQLGRPWGPDAQVLYRESNLSATIRTAEPWTDMSGNVWENARFREYRNTGAGATVNGNRPQLSDSQAATYTPQRYLAGTDGWNPL; translated from the coding sequence ATGAGAAAGCGATGGTTCGCGGCCCTCGCGGCCGTGGTCGCCGTGCCGATCATGCTGGTCACGGTGCAGGCACAGGCCGCGGTGGCCCCGGCCGCCGGCGGCATCTACACGCTGGTCCCCGGCGCCAGCGGCAAGTGCGTCCAGGTCCCGTCCACGGCCGGCGGCGCGCTGCTCGTGCAGGCCGCCTGCGCTGCCGGCGACACCGCACAGCAGTGGCGGGTGGTCGCCGCCGGCACCGGCTACTTCCTGACCAACGTCGCCAGCGGCCTCTGCGTCGACGTGCCCAGCGGCGCCACCACCTCCGGCCTGCAACTCCAGCAGTACGCGTGCGGAAGCCCGCAGACCAACCGGCTGTGGAGCTTCACCGCCTCCGGCGCGGCGTCCGGGAAATACCGCGTGGCCAACGCCGCCACCGCGCTCTGCCTGAGCACGAGGGACGGCTCGACCGCCGGCAACAACCCGATCGTGCAGGAGACCTGCTCCGACGTCTCCCGCATGCAGATCGCGTTCAACCTGGTCGGCGGCACGCCCTCGGCACCGCCGCCGGCCACCGGCACCCCCACCGTGGCGAAGGACGGCACCGGCCGCTACTCGACCGTGCAGGCCGCGGTCGACGCCGCGGCCGACAACAGCGTGATCACCATCAAGGCGGGGACGTATCGGGAGATCGTCACGATCCCGGCCACGAAGTCCGGCCTCACGCTGCACGGTCTCGGCGCGTCCGCGAGCCAGGTCGTGATCGTCAACAACCACAGCTCCGCCGGGGGTTACGGCACGTCCGGCAGCGCCACGGTCTTCGTCAACGGGCCGAACTTCAGGGCCACGAACCTGACGATGTCCAACGACTACGGCGAGGGCAGTCAGGCGGTCGCGGCGAACCTCAACGGCGACCGCGGCGTCTACGACAACGTGCGGTTCCTCGGCAACCAGGACACGCTGCTGATCAACAACAACCGGCACTACGTCGTCAACTCGTACGTCGAGGGCACGGTCGACTTCATCTTCGGCGGCGGCACCGCGGTCTTCAACGCCGGCAGCATCTACCAGCGGCGCTCGACCGGTGGCCCGATCACGGCCGCGCGGACCGACCCGGCCAACGCGTACGGTTTTCTGATCTACAGGTCGACGGTCACCGGTGCCACGAACAACACCACCCAGCTCGGGCGGCCGTGGGGACCGGACGCGCAGGTGCTCTACCGCGAGTCGAACCTGAGCGCCACGATCAGGACGGCCGAGCCGTGGACCGACATGTCCGGCAACGTCTGGGAGAACGCGCGCTTCCGGGAATACCGGAACACCGGCGCGGGCGCCACCGTGAACGGCAACCGCCCACAGCTCAGTGACTCGCAGGCCGCGACCTACACACCCCAGAGATACCTCGCGGGTACGGACGGCTGGAACCCGCTGTAA
- a CDS encoding GNAT family N-acetyltransferase, whose amino-acid sequence MEISPLTAEDHAAAEIDLAEVLLECVLGGASVGFTLPFAVEDARAYWRDALADPDARTWVARDSGRILGVVRLLPAAQANAPHRAEIAKLLVHPDGRGKGLGGALLVAAEEGARALGRTLLVLDTETGSVAEGLYARRGWTRVGEIPEFALTPTGDRAATTIFRKHV is encoded by the coding sequence ATGGAGATCTCACCGCTGACCGCCGAGGACCACGCCGCCGCCGAGATCGACCTGGCGGAGGTGCTGCTGGAGTGCGTGCTCGGCGGTGCCAGCGTCGGGTTCACGCTGCCGTTCGCGGTCGAGGACGCCCGTGCGTACTGGCGGGACGCGCTGGCCGACCCGGACGCCCGCACCTGGGTCGCGCGTGACTCCGGCCGGATCCTGGGCGTGGTCCGGCTGCTGCCGGCCGCGCAGGCGAACGCGCCGCACCGCGCGGAGATCGCCAAGCTGCTCGTTCACCCGGACGGGCGGGGTAAGGGCCTCGGCGGCGCGCTTCTGGTCGCGGCCGAGGAGGGCGCCCGCGCGCTCGGCCGCACGCTGCTGGTGCTGGACACCGAGACCGGCAGCGTCGCGGAGGGGCTCTACGCCCGGCGCGGCTGGACCCGGGTCGGCGAGATCCCGGAGTTCGCCCTCACCCCGACGGGTGACCGGGCCGCTACCACGATCTTTCGCAAGCACGTGTAA
- a CDS encoding serine hydrolase domain-containing protein: MDEIADISRLAAEFTEAPGLLAGVYRGGEQHVIAHGVANAATGAPMRADTGFLFGSITKIMTTTLVMRQVEHGLLRLDTPVAAHLPEPAIPGLRVEHLLNHTSGIDADLFFPDEAGRDALKIYVERLARECGTLFPPGEYVSYANGGMIVAGRLLEVVTGLTYDELLARDLFAPTGMTTACTSAEQAILRSTAIGHFQGRPTGMFMLPRTWGPAGATPIGTIEDLLAFGRVHLGDDETATRMRTVTRDMGTPDISAIGLGWLIRPDGVLTMTGASPGGVALLAAVTASWTFTSAHTTVVTPLPLSAVVFTPAVTDAGIAPTGREFPVPVRIDGPATSSPQVEVSFDDGRTWQPAPVRHNTAIIRHPNRPAFVSLRATTGTTTQTIIRAYDIR; the protein is encoded by the coding sequence ATGGATGAGATCGCAGACATCAGCCGGCTGGCCGCCGAGTTCACCGAGGCCCCCGGGCTCCTGGCCGGCGTGTATCGCGGCGGCGAGCAGCACGTGATCGCGCACGGCGTGGCGAACGCCGCGACCGGCGCGCCGATGCGGGCGGACACCGGGTTCCTCTTCGGATCGATCACGAAGATCATGACGACCACGCTGGTGATGCGGCAGGTCGAGCACGGGCTGCTGCGCCTGGACACGCCGGTCGCCGCGCACCTGCCGGAGCCGGCGATTCCCGGGCTGCGGGTGGAGCACCTGCTCAACCACACCAGCGGAATCGACGCCGACCTCTTCTTCCCGGACGAGGCCGGCCGGGACGCGCTGAAGATCTACGTGGAGCGGCTCGCCCGCGAGTGCGGCACGCTGTTCCCGCCGGGGGAGTACGTCAGCTACGCCAACGGCGGCATGATCGTCGCCGGGCGGCTGCTCGAGGTGGTGACCGGCCTGACCTACGACGAACTGCTGGCCCGCGACCTGTTCGCGCCCACCGGGATGACCACCGCGTGCACCTCCGCCGAACAGGCGATCCTGCGCTCCACCGCGATCGGGCACTTCCAGGGGAGGCCGACCGGCATGTTCATGCTGCCGCGCACCTGGGGGCCGGCCGGAGCCACGCCGATCGGCACGATCGAGGACCTGCTCGCGTTCGGCCGGGTCCACCTGGGCGACGACGAGACGGCGACCCGGATGCGCACGGTCACCCGCGACATGGGTACGCCCGACATCTCCGCGATCGGGCTGGGCTGGCTGATCCGCCCGGACGGCGTGCTGACCATGACCGGTGCCTCGCCCGGCGGGGTCGCGCTGCTCGCGGCGGTCACGGCGAGCTGGACGTTCACCTCCGCACACACGACCGTGGTCACGCCGCTGCCGCTCTCCGCAGTCGTCTTCACGCCCGCGGTCACGGACGCAGGCATCGCCCCGACGGGCCGCGAGTTCCCGGTGCCCGTGCGCATCGACGGTCCCGCCACGTCATCGCCGCAGGTCGAGGTCTCCTTCGACGACGGCCGCACCTGGCAGCCGGCGCCGGTCCGCCACAACACCGCGATCATCCGCCACCCGAACCGCCCCGCCTTCGTCTCGCTCCGCGCGACGACCGGCACCACCACACAGACCATCATCCGCGCGTACGACATCCGCTGA
- a CDS encoding RICIN domain-containing protein, with translation MPRKRTLGVLAALAVAVPAAIVYAAGLSQAAAAPVAGGVYTLVPGASGKCVAAPSTSSGAPLVQVGCAAGDAAQQWKVVAAGTGHFLSNVATGLCIDVPSGATTSNLRLQQYACGSVQNNRVWSFTASSAASGRYRVTNAATSLCLSTRDGSTAGNNPIVQETCSDISRMQIAFNQVGGTVTPTPSGRVWSNTADGFAQGTTGGAGGSTVTVTNYADLLRYATATEPYVIKVAATVTVTPFGNEIPVKSNKTIIGVGRSGAIRNGGFFLGAGVSNVIIRNLTIGETDVASDDPDDKDFDYDGVQMDTAKNVWIDHNTIKNVNDGSIDSRKDTTNVTISWNHLPGHNKNIGIGWTENVTARITIHHNWIQNTNQRNPSADNLEYAHLYNNYLQNVTSYGNYSRGYTKMVLENSYFQSVKDPYYPDATAQLRQSGSICVSCTGKQQTSGSAFNPSSFYAYSLDPAAAVPSLLQQYTGPQANIGL, from the coding sequence ATGCCCAGAAAGAGAACACTCGGCGTCCTGGCCGCGCTGGCCGTCGCCGTGCCGGCCGCGATCGTCTACGCTGCCGGGCTCTCCCAGGCCGCCGCCGCGCCCGTCGCGGGCGGCGTCTACACGCTCGTGCCCGGCGCCAGCGGCAAGTGCGTCGCGGCACCGTCCACGTCGTCCGGCGCGCCGCTCGTCCAGGTCGGCTGCGCGGCCGGCGATGCGGCCCAGCAGTGGAAGGTGGTCGCGGCCGGCACCGGCCACTTCCTGTCCAACGTGGCCACCGGGCTCTGCATCGACGTGCCCAGTGGCGCCACCACCTCGAACCTGCGACTCCAGCAGTACGCGTGCGGCAGCGTGCAGAACAATCGCGTCTGGAGCTTCACCGCCTCCTCCGCGGCGTCCGGAAGGTACCGGGTGACCAACGCCGCCACCTCGCTCTGCCTGAGCACGCGCGACGGGTCCACCGCCGGGAACAACCCGATCGTGCAGGAGACCTGCTCCGACATCTCCCGCATGCAGATCGCGTTCAACCAGGTCGGGGGCACGGTCACGCCGACGCCGTCCGGCCGCGTCTGGTCGAACACGGCGGACGGGTTCGCGCAGGGCACCACGGGCGGCGCGGGCGGCAGTACGGTCACCGTGACGAACTACGCGGACCTGCTGCGCTACGCGACCGCGACCGAGCCGTACGTCATCAAGGTCGCCGCGACGGTCACGGTGACGCCGTTCGGCAACGAGATCCCGGTCAAGTCGAACAAGACCATCATCGGGGTCGGCAGGTCCGGCGCGATCCGCAACGGCGGCTTCTTCCTCGGCGCCGGCGTCAGCAACGTGATCATCCGGAACCTGACGATCGGCGAGACCGACGTGGCCTCGGACGACCCGGACGACAAGGACTTCGACTACGACGGCGTCCAGATGGACACCGCGAAGAACGTCTGGATCGACCACAACACGATCAAGAACGTGAACGACGGCTCGATCGACAGCCGCAAGGACACCACGAACGTCACGATCTCGTGGAACCACCTGCCGGGGCACAACAAGAACATCGGCATCGGCTGGACGGAGAACGTGACCGCGCGGATCACCATCCACCACAACTGGATCCAGAACACCAACCAGCGCAACCCCAGTGCCGACAACCTGGAGTACGCGCACCTCTACAACAACTACCTGCAGAACGTGACGTCGTACGGGAACTACTCGCGCGGCTACACGAAGATGGTGCTGGAGAACAGCTACTTCCAGTCGGTCAAGGACCCGTACTACCCGGACGCTACCGCGCAGCTACGTCAGTCCGGCAGCATCTGCGTCAGCTGCACCGGCAAGCAGCAGACCAGCGGTTCCGCGTTCAACCCGTCGAGTTTCTACGCGTATTCGCTGGATCCCGCCGCGGCCGTGCCATCGCTGCTCCAGCAGTACACCGGACCCCAAGCCAACATCGGACTGTGA
- a CDS encoding ThiF family adenylyltransferase, translating to MLTAGQSRALSELTAVVVATNSRITMGTPEEEDRAGIAPILVPITVDCTGTPIGENGVDLGSSREFELWVPADFPFMHPEVRTAHRDFAGLPHVTWTNVICLYLSNNEWDPSHGMRGFLRRLLTWLSRAAAGTLVSVELPWHPPVGAFRSSERPVVVRADLTPDLESDRGFWTAWARLSIQHETYMDVVEWSREPTGPLSVPVVGLSQPVGFLFPWSSRDLRRQLVRAGLNIAAYIEMLSRSVAINGANVSPLLLIGSPAPPGHESGTRFASIQAWDVGERGTRAHWLQVFDQRPSRTRRRDRSRPVNWLAGKRILLLGCGALGAPIAEHCVRAGAAMLLLVDNGSVNPGILIRQPYRGCDIGRRKAEAMADRLRDVADFAPAIFADSGDAIRVKADDLTNFDLVLDATASRAVAQRLERLRREVSAPPPMIAVMVGHDCEHAIATVALTASSGGGVDLLRRLSIRERDDRLTSLREDLYPSLPRTEPFLPEPGCSDPTFVGSAADLGGLAARLLNASVEFLSTASNEDTPTAAAVVLRASLGEATYSHYWPNDVVRRDVNTGYEIRIARAALASMRTEAVRAAQLGRIPKETGGLLLGQIDTACDVVWIDQAMGPPPGSGTSPDGIRLEIGELPDRLASLARRTGGLRSFVGAWHSHPRADPLPSATDADTMGKIVNAEVDAPRAALLIVLGGAAGAWERWLDGTGMPEVHTQMYFPSGRSAEG from the coding sequence ATGCTGACCGCAGGCCAGTCCCGTGCTCTCAGCGAACTCACCGCTGTGGTGGTAGCGACGAACTCGCGGATCACCATGGGAACGCCGGAGGAGGAGGATCGGGCGGGAATCGCACCGATACTGGTTCCGATAACGGTGGACTGCACCGGTACGCCGATCGGTGAGAACGGCGTTGACCTGGGATCGTCACGAGAATTCGAGCTATGGGTGCCGGCCGACTTCCCGTTCATGCATCCCGAAGTACGCACAGCGCACCGTGACTTCGCCGGGCTGCCGCACGTCACCTGGACGAATGTTATCTGTTTGTATCTCTCGAACAACGAGTGGGATCCGAGCCATGGCATGCGTGGCTTCCTTCGGAGGCTGCTCACCTGGCTGTCGCGCGCTGCCGCCGGCACCCTCGTCAGCGTGGAACTGCCGTGGCACCCGCCGGTCGGCGCCTTCCGCTCGAGTGAGCGCCCCGTCGTCGTCCGCGCGGATCTCACTCCGGATCTAGAGAGCGACCGAGGATTCTGGACCGCTTGGGCGCGGCTGAGCATTCAGCACGAGACCTACATGGATGTCGTCGAGTGGAGTCGGGAACCGACTGGCCCGCTGTCCGTACCGGTCGTAGGGCTGTCTCAGCCGGTGGGGTTCCTCTTCCCGTGGTCTAGCCGGGATCTGCGTCGGCAACTGGTTCGTGCCGGACTCAACATCGCGGCCTACATCGAGATGCTGAGCCGGTCGGTTGCGATCAACGGCGCGAATGTGTCACCGCTCCTCCTCATCGGAAGCCCCGCCCCACCGGGGCACGAATCCGGTACTCGATTCGCCAGTATCCAGGCATGGGACGTGGGGGAACGCGGCACACGCGCGCACTGGCTTCAAGTCTTCGACCAGCGTCCGTCGCGGACCCGTCGTCGTGACCGTTCTCGCCCTGTCAACTGGTTGGCCGGAAAGCGAATTCTGCTCCTGGGCTGTGGCGCGCTCGGAGCGCCGATCGCCGAGCACTGTGTGCGAGCCGGGGCGGCCATGCTGTTGTTGGTGGACAACGGTTCGGTCAACCCTGGCATTCTGATTCGTCAGCCCTACCGAGGGTGTGACATCGGGAGGCGGAAGGCTGAAGCCATGGCCGACCGCCTGCGTGACGTAGCGGACTTTGCGCCCGCCATCTTCGCCGACTCAGGCGACGCGATCAGGGTGAAGGCCGACGACCTCACCAATTTCGACCTCGTCCTCGATGCGACGGCCAGCCGTGCCGTGGCGCAACGCTTGGAACGACTGCGACGTGAAGTGTCCGCTCCGCCACCCATGATCGCCGTCATGGTGGGCCACGATTGCGAGCACGCGATCGCGACCGTCGCGCTCACGGCGAGCAGTGGCGGCGGCGTGGATCTGCTCCGAAGGCTCAGCATCCGGGAACGGGACGATCGACTTACTTCGTTGCGCGAGGACCTCTATCCGTCCCTTCCGCGTACCGAGCCCTTCCTCCCGGAACCCGGCTGTTCCGATCCCACCTTCGTCGGATCGGCCGCAGACCTCGGTGGCTTGGCAGCCCGTCTGTTGAACGCGTCCGTCGAGTTTCTGTCCACCGCGTCCAATGAGGACACGCCAACCGCGGCGGCCGTCGTCCTGCGGGCCTCGCTCGGCGAGGCGACCTACTCCCACTACTGGCCGAACGACGTCGTACGGCGCGACGTCAACACCGGCTACGAGATCCGGATAGCCCGCGCCGCGCTCGCGAGTATGCGGACCGAGGCGGTCCGGGCGGCCCAACTGGGGCGGATCCCCAAAGAGACCGGAGGGCTGTTGCTGGGCCAGATCGATACGGCCTGCGACGTCGTGTGGATCGATCAGGCGATGGGTCCGCCTCCTGGCAGTGGGACTTCGCCGGACGGGATCCGGCTCGAAATCGGCGAGCTGCCGGACAGGCTTGCCTCGCTCGCCCGGCGGACCGGAGGACTCCGCTCTTTCGTGGGTGCGTGGCACTCCCATCCGAGGGCTGATCCACTGCCGAGCGCGACAGATGCTGACACGATGGGCAAGATCGTCAATGCCGAGGTTGACGCGCCGCGTGCCGCACTCCTGATCGTCCTTGGTGGTGCCGCCGGTGCCTGGGAGCGGTGGCTCGA
- a CDS encoding DUF5925 domain-containing protein: protein MNTPRQPVDSRDTKTARTGGKAERNGTKAATKAAAKAVEKALEKDTGLVGALPMSGSVDDGDRLVDVVDLLAISAFTTGREPYGRTTHLENVRSDARLSVDGARVLREAVEDTGRGRLLVGDGFTLHVNHWTQSRRATVMVTATSAELAESVVTKVIDGAVEEPEPTPDTVGIGFWHFGPHGPRRVERQIDAAPWDAIRGNYAGGVASALDRVMAQDGESLDGRLLLLHGPPGTGKTTLIRALAQQWKSWCQVDCVLDPERLFADPAYLMNVALGGDDEDGPRWRLLVLEDCDELIGGEAKMSSGQSLSRLLNLTDGLLGQGRNALIAITTNEDLTALHPAVIRPGRCLAQIEVGRLPRDEASAWLGRSEGIGPDGATLAELFALRSGTAPVAVPEPPANTGMYL, encoded by the coding sequence ATGAACACGCCCCGGCAGCCCGTCGACTCGCGGGACACCAAGACCGCCCGCACCGGCGGCAAGGCGGAGCGCAACGGCACCAAGGCCGCCACCAAGGCCGCCGCCAAGGCCGTGGAGAAAGCCCTGGAGAAGGACACCGGGCTGGTCGGCGCGCTGCCGATGTCCGGCTCGGTCGACGACGGCGACCGCCTGGTCGACGTGGTGGACCTGCTGGCGATAAGCGCGTTCACCACCGGCCGCGAGCCGTACGGGCGGACCACCCACCTGGAGAACGTCCGCTCCGACGCGCGGCTCAGCGTCGACGGCGCGCGCGTGCTGCGCGAGGCGGTCGAGGACACCGGGCGCGGCCGGCTGCTGGTCGGCGACGGGTTCACGCTGCACGTCAACCACTGGACGCAGTCCCGCCGCGCCACCGTCATGGTCACCGCGACCAGCGCTGAGCTGGCCGAGTCCGTGGTGACGAAGGTGATCGACGGCGCGGTGGAGGAGCCGGAGCCGACGCCGGACACGGTGGGCATCGGGTTCTGGCACTTCGGCCCGCACGGCCCGCGCCGGGTGGAGCGACAGATCGACGCGGCGCCGTGGGACGCGATCCGCGGCAACTACGCCGGTGGGGTCGCGTCCGCACTGGACCGGGTGATGGCGCAGGACGGCGAGTCGCTGGACGGCCGGCTCCTGCTGTTGCACGGCCCGCCCGGCACCGGCAAGACCACGCTGATCCGCGCGCTGGCCCAGCAGTGGAAGTCGTGGTGCCAGGTCGACTGCGTGCTCGACCCGGAGCGGCTGTTCGCCGACCCGGCCTACCTGATGAACGTGGCACTCGGCGGCGACGACGAGGACGGCCCGCGCTGGCGGCTGCTGGTCCTGGAGGACTGCGACGAGCTGATCGGCGGCGAGGCGAAGATGAGCTCCGGGCAGTCGCTGTCCAGGCTGCTCAACCTCACCGACGGGCTGCTCGGCCAGGGCCGCAACGCGCTGATCGCGATCACCACGAACGAGGACCTGACCGCGCTGCACCCGGCGGTGATCCGGCCGGGCCGCTGCCTGGCGCAGATCGAGGTGGGCCGGCTGCCGCGCGACGAGGCGTCCGCGTGGCTGGGCCGCTCCGAGGGGATCGGCCCGGACGGCGCCACGCTCGCGGAGCTGTTCGCGCTGCGCTCCGGCACCGCGCCGGTGGCGGTGCCGGAGCCGCCCGCGAACACGGGCATGTACCTGTAG
- a CDS encoding TetR/AcrR family transcriptional regulator, with translation MRADAQRNRERLLDAAVSAFTLGGPDVTLESVAKSAGVGIGTLYRHFPTREALVEAAYRNELSRLCDAAPDLAAALPPDRALRAWMDRFLDYMTTKHGMADALRAVIASGGNPYAHSRDRMLTALDGLLTAGTTATLIRTDVSPDDVLVALSGITLAAGKPDQRAQAGRLLDLLLDGLRQKPLY, from the coding sequence ATGCGTGCGGACGCGCAGCGCAACCGCGAACGGCTGCTCGACGCCGCGGTCAGCGCCTTCACCCTGGGCGGCCCGGACGTCACGCTCGAATCCGTGGCCAAGTCCGCCGGCGTCGGCATCGGCACGCTCTACCGCCACTTCCCCACGCGGGAGGCGCTGGTCGAGGCCGCCTACCGCAACGAACTGTCCCGCCTCTGCGACGCCGCCCCCGACCTCGCCGCCGCACTCCCGCCGGACAGGGCGTTACGCGCCTGGATGGACCGCTTCCTCGACTACATGACCACCAAACACGGCATGGCCGACGCCCTCCGCGCCGTCATCGCCTCCGGCGGCAACCCCTACGCCCACAGCCGCGACCGCATGCTCACCGCCCTCGACGGCCTCCTCACCGCCGGCACCACCGCCACCCTGATCCGCACCGACGTCTCCCCGGACGACGTCCTCGTCGCCCTCTCCGGCATCACCCTCGCCGCCGGCAAACCCGACCAGCGCGCCCAGGCCGGCCGCCTCCTCGACCTCCTCCTCGACGGCCTGCGGCAGAAACCCCTCTACTGA